Below is a genomic region from Symbiobacterium terraclitae.
ATGCGGACTGTTCTTAGGCTACAGTGCCAAGTGAAACGAGCAAAGGCACAGGGGGGACTTGAACCCCCTAGTCACGTAGACTGCGAGGCGTACCAGGACAGAGGCCACGGCTGCGCTGCCGTGGCCTCTGCATATCTCCAGCCGCTCACCGGCTGAGGTCCGCGAGCGTCGCCCCCGTCGCCCGGATCAGGTCGGGGCCGCTGAGCACCAGCTGCAGCCCCCGCTGGCCGGCGCTCACCGCCAGCTGGTCGATGATCTCGGCGGTCTCATCCAGGTAGTAGGGGTACTGCTTCTTCATGCCGAGGGGCGAGACGCCGCCCCGGATGTAGCCGGTCAAGCCCTGAATCTCCTTCACGGGCACCATCTCGACCTTCTTGTTGCCGCTGACGGCCGCCAGCCGCTTCAGGTCCAGCTCGGCGCTGCCGGGGATGGAGGCAACCAGCACGCCGGTCCGGTCGCCCCGTACGACCAGTGTCTTGAAGACCTGCTCCGGCGGCAGGCCGATCTTGCGGGCGACGGAGACGGCGTCCATCTCCTCCTCGCTCCACTCGTACTCCCGGAGCTCGTAGGGGATCTTCAGCTGGTCGAGGATGCGGGCGGCAATCGTCTTCATGGCTACCGACTCCTTTCGGGCGGCAGGAAAGCCCGGCATGCGAGCGGCGTGCCGGGCATCGCTGTCTGCGCCTCGCTACTGGTGCCGCCCGGGCGTGAACACCGGCAGCGACAGGTCCTCCTCCATCACGGCGCCGTCCACCGTCAGCGGCTCGGTGGTGCGGCCCAGCAGGTCGTAGTCCTGCACGCCGGTGATGGCCACCTGCACCATGTCGCCCGGTTTCAGCTGGGCGTGGACCGGCGCCTGGAAGAGCACGACCCCGTCGATGCCCGGCGACTGCCGGTAGCAGCGGCCCACGAACCAGCCGCGGCCCCGGGGGGAGCGGCCCTCCACCAGCACCTCCAGCTCCCGGCCCACCTGCGCCTGGTTCCGCTTTCGGGCGATCTCCTGCTGGACGGCCATCGCCTGGTCCCGCCGGGCGATGCGGAGTTCCTCCGGAAGCTGCTCCATCTTGCCCGACTTCGTGTCCTCCTCCTGGGAGTAGGCAAAGACGCCGACGTGGTCGAACTCGCAAGCCTTGAGGAAGTCCAGCAGCATCTGGAAGTCCGCCTCGGTCTCGCCCGGGTGGCCGGCGATGAAGGTGGAGCGCAGGCAGATGTCGGGAATCCGCTCCCGCAGCTTCTGCACGAGCTTCAGGTAGCCCTCTGCGTTGGCGGGGCGGTTCATGATGCGCAGCAGGCGGTTCGAGCCGTGCTGCAGCGGCAGGTCCAGGTAGTTGAGCACCTTGGGCTCGGTGGCGATGACCTCGATCAGTTCGTCGGTGATGCGGGTCGGGTAGGAGTAGTGGATGCGGATCCAGCGAATGGACTCCACCCGCGCCAGCTCCCGGAGCAGGCTGGCCAGCATGGGCTTCTTGTACAGGTCGATGCCGTAGTAGGTCGTGTCCTGCGAGATGACGACCAGCTCCCGCACGCCCATCTGGGCCAGGCGCCGGGCCTCGTCGAGGATCGACTCCATGGGCCGCGACCGGTGGCGCCCACGCATGAGCGGGATGGAGCAGAAGGCGCAGGCGCAGTCGCAGCCCTCGGCGATCTTGATGTAGGCGGTGTAGCCCGGCGTGGCCAGCACCCGCTCGAAGTTCCAGTCCGTGATGGCGTCGGGGTCGGAGATCTGCTGCACCCGCTGGCCCGCCAGGATGCCGGCCACCACCTCGCCGATGCGCGGGTAGTCGGCCGTGCCTACCAGGGCGTCGATCTCGGGGATCTCCCGGGCCAGCTCCTCGCCGTAACGGGGCACCATGCATCCCGCCACCACCAGGGCCTGGCACCGGCCCGCCGTCTTCTGCTGCGCCGCCTCGAGGATGGCCTCGATCGACTCCCGCTTGGCCTCCTCGATGAAGCCGCAGGTGTTGACGACCAGGACGTCGGCCTCCTCTTCCCGGTTGGTGATCTGGTAGCCGGTGTTCTGCAGCAGGCCGATCATCGACTCGGTGTCCACCAGGTTCTTGGCGCAGCCGAGGGAGATGAAGCCCACCTTCACCGGGCGGCCGGCGACCTGGGCGCCGGGCAGGGCGGTCGTGGGGCGGTCGGTCAACGCTTGTCGCCTCCTAAGAGAAAGAGGCCGCCGGTCGGTGGCCTCGCTGAGTAGTCCGTCTGGCGTTCCTATTTTACAGTTGCAAGCAGGGGTTGTCTACCTGGGCGGACGCTTCCCCGCCGGGAGAGCGGAGGGCTGTGTACCACACGGGCGTGGGCACTGCAGTGTGCCGGTGGAGGCCATCCTATGCGGCGAACTCGCGCAGCGCAAGCAGCGTCCAGTTCACAGGGAGGGTCATCCGGAGATTGCAGTCGTGCACGGTAACGGCCACCGGTCGTGAGCACCGAAAGGGACCTGCATACGTCTGACGCCTGGTTCAGACGGCCCGACCTGCGAGCGCGCTGATTCCCTCCGCCCAGCGGGCAGGGGCATTCTCCGTATCCAGGAGGGGTGATATGGACGCCACGTGGAGGGCCCTGGATGCGTACTTCGCGGCGCACCTCGGGTTCAGCGACCCGGTTTTGGAGGAGGTCCTGCAGACGAACGCGCAGCATAAGCTGCCTGCCATCGGCGTTGCGCCGAACCAGGGCAAGCTGCTCTACTTGCTCGCGAAGATGCAGGGGGCCAGACGCATTCTCGAAATCGGCACGCTGGGTGGGTACAGCACCATCTGGCTCGGTCGTGCCCTGCCGCCGGACGGCCTGCTGGTCTCGCTCGAACTGGTGCCCCGGTACGCGGAAGTGGCCAGGCGCAACATCGCCCGTGCGGGCCTCGCCGATCGGGTCAAGGTCCTGGCCGGGCGTGCGCTGGACAGGCTGCCGCTGCTGGAGGGGCAGGGGTATCCCCCGTTTGACCTGATCTTCATCGACGCCGACAAGGAAAACAGCCTCTACTACGCGATGTGGGCGCTCCAGTACTCCCGTCCGGGCACCGTCATCCTCTTTGATAACGTCATCCGCGGCGGACAGGTGCTGTATGCGAACTCCACCGACCCACGCGTGCAGGGCATCAGGCGGATGATGGAATACCTGTCCAAGGAGCCGAGGATCGAGGCCACGGCCATCCAGACCGTGGGGGCGGAGGGGTACGATGGCTTTCTGCTCGCACGCGTGAAGGAGTCCGACGACGACTCGAGGCAGGCCGCAGGTGTACACCGCTAGAGAAGCCGGGCTGCCTCGCCCGGCTCACTCCCTTCTTGCCACCCACCTGAACCACCACCGGTCGACCGCGGAGCCCCGGTCGCACCGGCGTTCCGCCGCGATTCGCCCGAGTTCGGGAGCTGCGTGTAGTCGGGGAAGCCGGGGATCCGCGACAGATACAGCGCCAGGTCCTCCCGGGTCGGGAGGATCTCCACATCCGTGAACTCGCGGGTCTCCATGAGGCGGAGTCCGGCGCGCTTCACCCGGTCGAGGATGCGCTCGGCGTCTCCGGTGTGCAGCCCGGCGGCCAGGC
It encodes:
- a CDS encoding O-methyltransferase; this encodes MDATWRALDAYFAAHLGFSDPVLEEVLQTNAQHKLPAIGVAPNQGKLLYLLAKMQGARRILEIGTLGGYSTIWLGRALPPDGLLVSLELVPRYAEVARRNIARAGLADRVKVLAGRALDRLPLLEGQGYPPFDLIFIDADKENSLYYAMWALQYSRPGTVILFDNVIRGGQVLYANSTDPRVQGIRRMMEYLSKEPRIEATAIQTVGAEGYDGFLLARVKESDDDSRQAAGVHR
- the rimO gene encoding 30S ribosomal protein S12 methylthiotransferase RimO; this translates as MTDRPTTALPGAQVAGRPVKVGFISLGCAKNLVDTESMIGLLQNTGYQITNREEEADVLVVNTCGFIEEAKRESIEAILEAAQQKTAGRCQALVVAGCMVPRYGEELAREIPEIDALVGTADYPRIGEVVAGILAGQRVQQISDPDAITDWNFERVLATPGYTAYIKIAEGCDCACAFCSIPLMRGRHRSRPMESILDEARRLAQMGVRELVVISQDTTYYGIDLYKKPMLASLLRELARVESIRWIRIHYSYPTRITDELIEVIATEPKVLNYLDLPLQHGSNRLLRIMNRPANAEGYLKLVQKLRERIPDICLRSTFIAGHPGETEADFQMLLDFLKACEFDHVGVFAYSQEEDTKSGKMEQLPEELRIARRDQAMAVQQEIARKRNQAQVGRELEVLVEGRSPRGRGWFVGRCYRQSPGIDGVVLFQAPVHAQLKPGDMVQVAITGVQDYDLLGRTTEPLTVDGAVMEEDLSLPVFTPGRHQ
- the ybaK gene encoding Cys-tRNA(Pro) deacylase, whose product is MKTIAARILDQLKIPYELREYEWSEEEMDAVSVARKIGLPPEQVFKTLVVRGDRTGVLVASIPGSAELDLKRLAAVSGNKKVEMVPVKEIQGLTGYIRGGVSPLGMKKQYPYYLDETAEIIDQLAVSAGQRGLQLVLSGPDLIRATGATLADLSR